In Populus alba chromosome 4, ASM523922v2, whole genome shotgun sequence, the genomic window taataatttaatatttgccAACTCTGTGATCATCAATTCTCATGCCAGCTTCCtccaaaacaagaaagagagcaaaaatCTTGAACGAGTTTCGCCATTGTTGCCTACGGGGCTCAAGGTTGAGAGTAAAGACAGCAGAGAAGCAATATTTTAAAGCAGAACAGTACTAGCACATGGTATTCAAGGACAAATTACATGTCAAAGTCTCAAGGAGGATTTTGGAAATGTTCTTGTTTCTACAACATAAAGTCCTGTTGAAACCTTAGCCACCCCACCCCTTACACATGATCACATGAACTACGTACTACATATATAGTCCAGGTTTTCAGCTTATTCAAACACTATTAAGTTCCACGCTAGAGCATTAATATAGATAGATTAAGACTTAATTAATCCCAACACTAGAACCTCAACACTCCTCATCAGCACAAACACAGCAGACAGCACCCACTTCCATTTCTCTAAGCAGTTGCAATTGGACCCATGTTGATTGTGGATTCTACAGCCTTCATAGCTTCAAACCTTGGCTCCTTGGCTTGGAACTTGAGGCCTGCATAGAGCTTCATGTAGTCCTCAAACACAAATTTCGGGTAGATTtggctttccttttcttctttctcaaccAGTTCTGGTGCTGGGTAGATGACAGCATCCCTTCCCGGGTTGTAGAATGATGCTATGGACATCCTGGTACCATCTGTTTGAGCTAGCACACGGTGCAGCACACTCTTGTATTTCCCATTCGTAATTACCTATATTAACCACAcacaaaaataagttaattaatattaatttattgctGTAATAGCTCTTACAAAAagctaattaatattaaaaattttcaattttttttttaaaaagctcttaaaatacaaaaacaaataaactcaaAGACCCGTTCATCCACACGggagtaattaaaataaataataattttttattttttttcttcttgaaacaGAAGAAATCATGTAGACAAACAGACACTGAAAAGTAAACCATGATGCCAGATTTCATTAAAGATGACTTCCCTTGATATTCCTGTTAAAACATAGTCGCCCATATATTGTTCATGATTTGATCAGAACTACATATTCTCACACTTTAAAGCCAAAAATTGAAAGTGACCAAAAAGAATGGAAAGCAGAGGTCAGGATTCAGGGAGGAATAGTTGTACCTCAAGTTGGTCACCTAAGTTGATAACAATGGAGTGTTTCATGGGTGGAACATCGATCCATTGGCCATCCTTGAGCAGCTGGAGGCCACTGACCTTGTCATCTTGGAACAGTAAAATGATGCCCCCAGCATCAGTGTGGGCCCTGAGTCCTTTGATCAGGTCTGGTTTAGGGCATGGAGGGTAGTTGCTGACCTTGGTTCCAAAAGTCGGTCCCTTGGAGCCACAAAAGACTTTTCTCAGGTATCCCTTTTCCAACCCAAGATTCTCACACAGCAAGTCTAAAAGTTGCTCCGCAAGTTCTTCCAATTCCAGTGCAAACTCCTTCATTGTCTTCCTGTTATATTCAGGAAAGCAAGTAAACAGAGAATATTAATGAATAATGATCATCATTCATCAAGATCTAGCCCAGTTCTTTTCCTGGAGCTACCACAGAAAATTGAAATCAGATGTAAATGTAAATGTTGTAACCTGTAATCTTCTCCAAGATCAGGGATTTCAGCCAAGTTGGATTCAGGAAGATGGCGCAAGAAGAAAGTGCTTTCCCAGTCAAGGTCATCGATTTCAGATTGAACAGCCTCAAGACCCTTGCTAGCCACCATCTCCTTAAACCTTTGCTCCATGCATCTCCTGTAGTGCTCTTTTGTGAGTCTCTCCACAGCATCCAAGAGATCATGAGATATCCCGTGGTTCACCAACTTCATTTGCAAGTAGTGAACATCAACAAACACATCAAAGAGATTGTTAGTATGACTAAAACGTACAAGCTGTTTCGAAGATACTTCAAAGAATTACATAGTTGATAAACATTTACAGGTTAAAAAACCTTCAAATACCTCAAAGAAACCCCAGTTCTCACAGGCATCATTGATCACCTTCATGGTTGGCTTCCTCTCTTCACCATTAAGCTTTGACAAGTCAACAACTGGGAAGGTCTCCATTCTAAATTTTCTCTCTGACTATATATCTACCTCTCTGACACCAAGTGTAAGCTCTTTCCACTCTCTGATGTTGTAACTCTCTTATGTGTGAAAGGAGTTGATGGGAAGATGCAATTTATAGACCCTGAAGAGAAGCAAAAAAGGAATAGGCTAAAAAGTTGGGGAGGGTAGCtataaaaacttgaagaaaagagagagagggatcaAGTAAATTAATAAATCCAAATCTCAGGGAAAGTAAAATAAACAGAACCCGTGGAGCATGTATGGAGATCACAGCATGATGGACCCCCACAACTTTTGTCTTGAAGGGTAAGCTTAAGCTGGCTGGCAGGCAGGCTACTGCCatgattttatgatattttgtgaCTTGTGAATTTGTTGTAATCTCTCTGGCTAGTTATGACCTATGCTTTTATGGGGTATGACAGTACCCCACCTCTTTGTGGCTGTACAGTGTACACTTCCTAGTTTACGTTCTTTCCTTCCGGACCTGACCAAGCAATAGTGGCAATTCTTTTTCCCATGCATCCCTATCTGTCTCTTTTCTTGTGTTTCGAGTGGCCACGTCCGTGTCGACTGGCTAGAGAAGGTGTCCACGaaattgcttcttcttcttcttcttttcttcttcttcttattattattattattattattattattgatcgTAATGTTAAGggaatatatatgttaatagaatatttcacttttttaataattgagtgGATTCACCTTCTTCATAGTTAAGTGAAATCCTAATCCATAATTTATAGGTGTTGCCAGCTAGAAATGAGTTACATATCTACACTGATTGCTAATAtgtgtttgattcaaactataATGggctctattttttattattagtagtaaTATGGTTATCCGGATCAGCTTATACGTTTCTCGATTAATCttacaacatttaaattaacgatcatataagtcTCTAGTGCCATTAAATTAGCAATCATAGGGTTCGAACTTGAGACTACAGGAGAAGCAAATCTATTGGTTCCAAACTCTTATAACTGGACCACCTACTAAATAGTTATGATGAGCTATATTTACTCGGCCAACAATACTTGTCTAAAACACGTTTAATAGCGTGGATAAACAGGCTTAGCTTGATTTTTCATAGAGTGGCTTGATGGCCAAAGTGTATGGATGACAAGAAATGACCTGCTTTGTGGAGCTCATGAAAGCATCAAGCTGTGGTTAAATCTTCCTGTAAAGCACTTCCCATTAAAAAGCAAGCAAGATAGCTTAGAGATGAAACTCGAATGATCTTCTATGGGAAAGCTCGGGAATAGGTGGCCATTAATTTGAGGGATCATGAAGGAAGAGTTttgtgtacctttttccattccAACGTTCGGATTAATGAAGCGGAAGTGCTTGCTATTAGGAAAGCTTGCCAAAGCCTCTTGGCTATGGAAGTTGATTGGATTCTCGAGTGTGATTCATTAATTTACTAGTTAAAAGATTCTTCAGGCCAGTAAGATTGCAAGATGTCTTTATCGTGCCCTAATTTTCTCAACTTAGGAGATGCCAAATGAACTTCTTGAtggaaactaaaataaattttaatatgatcattttgaaattttactaaaatattctatataataaaatatgttgtctttttttttactcctttatttttttttttatttaatccattgatattttattatttcacttTTTAGATAGGGTAAGGTAAAGTTAAAGCAATGACTACATGAAAattccattttttaaaattaaccatGTTACTATTTAAATGGGCCAGCCAATTCGTTTTTGACCTGTTCAGATCAAAGAAATCAtaccaattatttatttatttatttatttatttattaacatttgtaatgatcaattaattttatctggtacattaattgagtttttaatctttatttgaaatatttcatcGCATACAAGCAACAATAACAAGTACTCGtatttatttatgcaattaTTAGCTTCTTAGGTGACTCACAAACTAAGCGCAAATTCAAAGACTAGTTGGTATTATATGGGTTAAGGggttgttgtttctttttttttattcttcttgttatattttttatttcctttctaattagatttgtgatttttttttaaattcaagttctTACTAGCTAGGTCAATTAggttgtaattatttaaaacaattttgtaTATTATTGGTATTTGACAATATTTAGAGTTTattaaatagagtttttttaaaatataatttagttataattttaaaaattttaaaattttattttttgtatattacGTAGATTTTTATAAAGGCTTAAAATAAGTTAGGTTCTTTAATATTCCAAGAGGAGCAAAGCATGGTTTGAACAAAAGTGACGGTGAGTTAGTTATTTGGTTGTAATTCTTTAATGTAAAGGGACCAGGTGGGCAGGTACGTACCACCTCAGGGGTGACAGTGAGCAATGGTGACCAGCCTTCGTCAgtgattaattattaaattaaaatataactatattaaTTACCAGAGAGAAGCTATTGGCTTCTTTCTCACAAGAAatcaaagaaggaaagaaagaaattactCTTGTAGTGGGgggtacaaaaaaaaactatatatattattatagacACACACCGGTCGGTTTAATCGGCTTTTTCGGTTAACTCTCTCGATGAACACCCCTAATGATCATGACTATTTTGGGAAGAAAGTTTGTAGATGCAAGCAAAGTAACAATTCCATGGATGACTCTCACGGCATTTCCACTGAGAAATTAAGAACAGAGAACACAGGAACACCCACGTAAGTGTGTGTGGATCATCATCAGTCATCTCTTTGAAATTGATCTAATTAAGACCACCTAATTAGACATGAGTAGGAATTGACCATCCAATTAATTGTAGCAAGAGTACTGGAAATCAACAACTTCATTAGTTTATAATCAAACTTTATTATTAGTTTCTCCAACTATGAAAATGACctaatttgttaatatgaaaggTAACTCTTGACAAAACTACCTTCATGTATCCAATAGTATTCCattctatatattatatattatccaCATtccataaatttgtttttccttgaaTCTTAGGGTATGTTTGGTGTTGTGGTAGAttttacaaatataatttaaaaataatgggttttaaaaaagtatttttagagaTCTAATGATTCAATAtctaataacatgaaaaatagtcTGAGAATGAATACCTCGACACGCCTATAGTTACTCCAAGTCAACAATTATGCAATTAGATATTGTTGTTTCTATAAGATTTTCTATTCTTGAGATGAAGTTTTTAACAATATCTACGTTGAAATAAACACGCAAGTCTCCACTAATACATATATAGCTAGTGTCCTCTTACCTAATTGAAGATAAAGGAACAACTCTCGAGCAAGATCGATGCCATACGTACTAAATTAACTTCGTAATGGAAACACAGCACATGATCGATCAGCCATTGATTGGAACAAGATGTGTGGTCACTGCTACTTTAGGTCTCTTGGATGCATTTCCAAGTTCCATGAACATTCCCCTAGCTCATGCATGCAtgccctagctagctagctttgTGTTGTTCCTTTGTGGTCTCCGTCGAGcgtcaaaaagaaagaagaaaaaacctgaGCTCATATATCATCCAGACTATATACATGTAGTTATCCATACTAAGCTTGTCCTACCTCTTAATTTTCTCCTCCTTTTGGAATTTCTTTTTAGTGGGACACTATATATCATCAACAATTTTCACGTAAATGTTTGTGTGGATGACGACAGATCCCCATAAACTTAATTATTGTGTTGTTTTGGCCATGTATGGGTGCACCCTCGGCTTGCTTTGGATACAGAGGAGAGAAGACCAAGACCACATTTCTGGAAAATCTCTTGGTCTCTGTTTGACATGATCAGTCTTTAATTTCTTGTGCGCGCACATGATATGTTCTGTTATTTCAAAGCTGGTGAGGGTACTGTGGTCCATGTTTTAAACCCAGTATTTTATGATCATCATACACTTTCCATTTCTCCTACTCCTTCATTTCCTACCAAGTATGTATAGTCAGAAGTGGGTAGATATAGGATGTAGAATTTCACGTAATATATATCGGCTATGACTGATGGTGAATTTctgcatttatatatatatatatatataaaaaagcttgGGTCAAGTGGGTAGATATAGGATGTAGACAATATTATTCAATCTTCAACATTATCTATGTCATGAAACTAATGAAGATGACACGTGAACAGCTAGCAGCCATGCAGAAACATttataaccctataaaaagtatatattaTAAAACTGGAGTAGAGTTATCTTTTAAGGATCTAGTTCATTATAACTAACGAACTAACAAATGATTCTCGATTAGACAAATGGATAATTAAATTAAGGTTGAATTCCAATTCCAATTCTTGATCAATATTGGACATTCAATTCTCCCGAAATTAATAGTTATAATATTATTCTTTGCGTGCGTATGAAGCCCTTTACGAAGTCTAAAAGGCTTCCATTTATAAATCATGGTATATGGCATAATTAAGACGATGGCTGCATGATCAGTAAATTATTGTTCTGTGAGCGTTTATGTATTGAGTAgggattatattaattatttccaGTCAAGTTCTACTTATGGGTagaatattcaaataaaaattaatatatgctacaattatcattaaaaaaaaaaaagccccatTAATTGGTATATATCCATTTTCCAATGATCGATATTGCCGAAATATATAAGTGGATACCGAGTGAAGTTGCACAATCTAGCTCCTACATGGGATCGACATAGATTTTATTGATcacatcatcattatcatcaaaaTGCCATACAAGTTGTGACCAAACCGCAATTCCTTgctaaaaagggaaaaaaacatcaataattgAATGACTTATGTTTGTGTCTCTTTGCCTGGTCAAGAATTcaatatgatgatgatgatgatgttgttgttgtagtTAGGCATGATTGATGAAGCGGCCCGCAATTACCGAAAGTAGAAGAAAGGGGTCCCTTGCGCGATCGATTAACGGTCTAAAATTAGAATATGGGACAAACATGATCAAATCATGGAACCATTTGATTGTAGATCTTTTGATGTAAAATGATACGAAAATGGGACCCTTTCCCAATATAACTCACCAAAATATATCGTTTGTCATTGAACAtgtggtttttcttttatatcataATTGAGTATGTTAATTAAAGgataatcatttaaaatttgatttttgaaaagttaaatgattGTTTAcgggaaaataaaatatctattatgTATTTGTTcaaaagataattatttaaaaatcacttgTAGAAAGTTGATTTTAGATGGCCAACcacatatataaaatgtttgtaTGTAATTTAAGTTGAGCCATTTTAAACcataaattagatttgaaatgaccagacccaaaaaaaatatgctgtCAATAAGAGAATTGCATTATTAGACCAAGTAGTTGGCATCCTTGACGTCTAAGCTACAAATATTTCACCCCTTCTATAATAACATATTGGAATAAACAATTCAATTAATAGAAGTTTCTAGTCGGTTAATTGCAAATTGAATAAGGTATAAGTTCATGTGACCACAGTATTAAGAAGTAAGCCCACTACTCATTATACGTAGTGGAACATGAGATGGGTGTTTTTGAGGAGTACCACTTGTTAAAGATACcgtatatattatgaatttgaaTACTAATATGGCTATCagaagaatatataaaaattactataGTCTAACTTTGATTTGGGACCATATGATTTCATTCAACATGTCAAGAATCGAAAAGTCTAAATCAAGAGAGAATTAACTCTAATCCAAAGTTATAATCTGATACAATATATGTGGTATTATTATAATTGCACATCTTAATttcattctaaaaataataataaaccatgtatgtatatatatgccCTTAATTAACCCTATAATTAATTACCGCACGGTGCACCGGGTGCTTGGAATATATAATTACATATTGTTTATATGTGTAATGGAAGAGAAGGGTTTCGAGAGGGGTTCGAATCAAGCATGAAGCATCCATATATGTTGAAGGTTTTCGGAAAGGTTGGAAAATGACAGGAAAATAGCAAGCACTATATATTCTTTATGCAAAAAGTATAAACATCCAAACATGCAGATGTATGATGACTCAAGTGATGATGACAGCACAAACTCGGATATAGCTAGATGATTTGCGTGTATCTATCCATATAGAGTCCAATACAGTGAATGTCCGAGTTAGCATTAGAGGGAGACCTCATGACTCAAGTGAAATTCGACATGTTTTTGCCCCGACGTCCCTTTACTTGTTCAATTACACTTTGTTCTTGTTCCTTTGCttcaaaaagaaagagatggctattaaaaaccatatatatatatatatatatatatatagatgccCCGTCCCTTTACTTGTTCAGCACTTTGTTCTTCGTGTTTTTTGCCGTCTTTTTGCTTGAGATCACAAGTGCCTCGATCCCCGtggctaattaattaatgcttATCCACTATATGGCGTATATATGTACGTGCTAGCTCTTGAGAACGTACGAGTTACGTGTGTGATATGTCGTCCTTTTAATGACATCTTTTCGAGATGAGAGCTGATCTCATCAAAtgtgagaaaaattaaaatcgaataaaaaaaaccgattaaattttgatgttttgagaGCTTGCAAACCGAAAAATCATACGGTTTTTCCCctcatctcaaaaaaaaaaaaattcgaaccGGTTCACCCTACTCGATAGATATCTCTCCATGGAAAAGGAaaagtatatttatttgatagcCAATAAGCTCTCCATATATCCCTTTCGTGGCCTTTCCACCTTGGAGCCGGTTCAGCTAAGCCCATACTTAGGGTTACTGTAAGTAAAGCCTATTGAAAAGGATGGTGGTGCGGTCCAATGTCACTGAAGGTGCCAGCCTAAATCATTGCCTTCGATTGggtcaaaatatataaatcctTGAAAACCGTATTATTCTTTGACAAATCGATGAACTTTGACAGCGTTCCATTTCCTATGCTAAACAGAGAGAGTGTAAGAGCATTTGTGATTAATGGGCAagaaaagatttatttatttatttattactctCTGTGATGGTTTCTGATTTGCGAAATAGTAGTGCCCCACATGAACTGATCAACAAAATTAATGgagaaataatttaatgtaatcacggtatataattatattaagttaTACCACTTATAATCCACACATTGCAATTACAACGATCAAATTGTATGTTGATTTCCCCCCCCCCCATTATCAAAATGATCAATATATCATGAATCTCGAGGAAGCATCACACTTAATCAGCAACATGATCATGATGATGAGGGACAGAATGGCAGTGATcatcatcaatttctttttttggtagaaAGATCATATCATCAAATTAAACACTAGAAAATGTCGAGGATTTCAAGAATTGATCGGTTACAAAGGGGACAACTACCTCGATTCAACCAAAGCTCCCTCGAACACACCCTGCAAAACGTGTGCCCACATGGGATAAATGCTGCTCCTTTTTTCCTCCCCATGCACACGCAACACAATGTATCATTCCCCACCCCTCCTTCCGTCGTCTCCGTAATTAcccttcctcctcctccaccttccGTGCTCTCCTCTAACAGCCTCATCAACGACACCCTTAACGGCGTCCCCGTCAAACCAACATTTGCGGTTCCCACATCAGTGACACTGGTGGGCTCCATGATGTTACTTCCTGCCTCCCTGAATTGTCTTTCTGCGGCCAAAGCAGCAGCCAAGTTCATACCCGAAGAATGCTGCTGGTTAGGACTCGGGTTCGGATCCAAACAGCCCGGATCAGAAACTCTCTCCACCTCCTCCTGGCCCGTGTTTACCACAGCCTCTATCTCTTCCCGTTCTTCATCAATATCAAGATCATCATTGGTGACGATGGTGGTGGGACTGAAACCCCAAGTGGCCCCACAACACCCCAAACCTCTTAGTCCTAGCCGTTCCTTAAGACTCATTCTTCTTGATCTTCTCCTTGAAGAATCTACGCCGTCCATATGGTCACCCAGCAATGCAAGAATTGTTATTGCTTCTCTTTCTGGTTCCTGCAGTAACACACTGAGTTGACTCATTTTTCAACAAGTAACAAGAAcccaacacaaaaaacaaaagcaacagTGCTACTACTATGTGTTAtctatagatagatagatagagcgagagaga contains:
- the LOC118058404 gene encoding 1-aminocyclopropane-1-carboxylate oxidase; its protein translation is METFPVVDLSKLNGEERKPTMKVINDACENWGFFELVNHGISHDLLDAVERLTKEHYRRCMEQRFKEMVASKGLEAVQSEIDDLDWESTFFLRHLPESNLAEIPDLGEDYRKTMKEFALELEELAEQLLDLLCENLGLEKGYLRKVFCGSKGPTFGTKVSNYPPCPKPDLIKGLRAHTDAGGIILLFQDDKVSGLQLLKDGQWIDVPPMKHSIVINLGDQLEVITNGKYKSVLHRVLAQTDGTRMSIASFYNPGRDAVIYPAPELVEKEEKESQIYPKFVFEDYMKLYAGLKFQAKEPRFEAMKAVESTINMGPIATA
- the LOC118058403 gene encoding uncharacterized protein isoform X2, translating into MDGVDSSRRRSRRMSLKERLGLRGLGCCGATWGFSPTTIVTNDDLDIDEEREEIEAVVNTGQEEVERVSDPGCLDPNPSPNQQHSSGMNLAAALAAERQFREAGSNIMEPTSVTDVGTANVGLTGTPLRVSLMRLLEESTEGGGGGRVITETTEGGVGNDTLCCVCMGRKKGAAFIPCGHTFCRVCSRELWLNRGSCPLCNRSILEILDIF
- the LOC118058403 gene encoding uncharacterized protein isoform X1; translated protein: MSQLSVLLQEPEREAITILALLGDHMDGVDSSRRRSRRMSLKERLGLRGLGCCGATWGFSPTTIVTNDDLDIDEEREEIEAVVNTGQEEVERVSDPGCLDPNPSPNQQHSSGMNLAAALAAERQFREAGSNIMEPTSVTDVGTANVGLTGTPLRVSLMRLLEESTEGGGGGRVITETTEGGVGNDTLCCVCMGRKKGAAFIPCGHTFCRVCSRELWLNRGSCPLCNRSILEILDIF